A genomic segment from Torulaspora delbrueckii CBS 1146 chromosome 3, complete genome encodes:
- the CRR1 gene encoding putative glycosylase (similar to Saccharomyces cerevisiae CRR1 (YLR213C); ancestral locus Anc_7.321), translating to MQGKLTAFLILNFLTFKALAQGEFYRPETPIKCGSSQKCPEAWPCCSPYGQCGTGPICLGGCNPRFSYNETSCAPMPALVPPNNIEYFAGPLSYFDGDENEKQLKSRGFLHFNKYLISGDDEEVQFMLDNIDFTYSGPVKIEENSGDVVLQMPKRSSGCLLATTKSFLYGKSSVRLKTARSQGVITSVVVMSAAGDEIDLEFRGSELDKVQSNYYYRGELIYNKMKEITVSSDTWANYHDYGIDWTADRIHWTVDGEIVRTLEKEETWDENLKIYKYPETPMRLEVGLWPGGSENNHPGTIDWAGGLIDWENSPDMIENGQFSAAVRSMEVTPYSNRYIPAMQSCLEEEDCITYDYVKKPNEIFDETSLALYCGLAPNLSGWSQTGSSISRDPFLLAKSFGKAQDREKEFVQNMNSTVTQNMNNTTTQNMNNTVTQATNVTTSYNATNHGPEPIKVETSGQSSLYQRNPLFQIKGS from the coding sequence ATGCAGGGCAAATTAACTGCTTTTTTGAttctgaattttttgaCCTTTAAGGCATTAGCTCAAGGCGAATTTTACCGGCCAGAGACACCAATAAAGTGTGGATCGTCACAAAAATGTCCTGAAGCTTGGCCTTGCTGTTCACCTTATGGTCAGTGTGGTACAGGTCCAATTTGCCTTGGTGGATGCAATCCAAGATTTTCATACAATGAAACAAGTTGTGCCCCCATGCCTGCATTGGTTCCTCCAAACAATATCGAATATTTTGCTGGTCCTTTGTCATAttttgatggtgatgagaaTGAAAAACAGTTGAAAAGCAGAGGATTCTTgcatttcaacaaatatTTGATTTCTggcgatgatgaagaagtacaaTTCATGTTGGACAATATTGATTTCACCTATAGTGGACCTGTCAAAATTGAGGAAAATTCCGGTGATGTTGTCCTTCAAATGCCCAAGCGCTCTAGTGGATGTCTCTTGGCCACCACAAAATCCTTCCTTTACGGTAAGAGTTCTGTGCGCTTAAAGACAGCCAGATCCCAAGGCGTGATCACATCTGTGGTAGTGATGTCCGCAGCAGGTGATGAGATTGACTTGGAGTTCAGAGGTAGTGAGCTGGACAAAGTGCAATCCAATTACTACTATCGTGGTGAGCTAATTTATAACaagatgaaagaaatcaCCGTTTCGTCGGACACCTGGGCGAACTATCATGACTACGGGATTGATTGGACGGCAGACAGAATTCACTGGACTGTTGATGGAGAGATCGTGAGAACCTtagagaaggaagagacTTGGGATGAAAATCTAAAGATTTATAAATACCCAGAGACTCCAATGAGACTCGAGGTAGGACTTTGGCCCGGCGGATCAGAGAACAATCATCCAGGAACTATTGACTGGGCTGGTGGCCTCATTGACTGGGAAAATTCTCCAGACATGATCGAAAATGGTCAGTTCTCAGCTGCCGTCAGATCCATGGAAGTGACTCCATACAGTAATCGCTATATTCCAGCGATGCAAAGCTGTTTAGAGGAAGAGGACTGTATCACTTACGATTATGTTAAAAAGCCCAATGAAATATTTGACGAGACATCATTAGCATTGTATTGTGGATTGGCCCCTAACCTTTCTGGGTGGTCGCAAACCGGTTCCAGCATTTCCAGAGATCCGTTTCTGCTAGCTAAATCCTTTGGTAAGGCCCAAGATCGGGAGAAggaatttgttcaaaatatgaATAGTACAGTGACGCAAAATATGAATAATACAACCACGCAAAATATGAATAATACGGTGACACAAGCTACTAATGTCACGACAAGTTACAACGCCACAAATCATGGTCCAGAACCTATCAAAGTGGAAACATCTGGTCAATCAAGTCTTTACCAAAGAAATcctctttttcaaataaaaGGTTCTTGA
- the TDEL0C02260 gene encoding uncharacterized protein (similar to Saccharomyces cerevisiae YDL144C; ancestral locus Anc_7.320) encodes MSEKSLPNVIVIGAGGVGVITAVSLCHRGRSHVSLVVRSDYEHVKEHGYSISSCDYGQLMGWKPHNLVKSVEGASNDGKFYDFVVVTTKNIPDGPVGSTVPEVIRPVIESNHRLNSSRQTNVLLVQNGLDIEKDIHKAYDSHDYNLVVLSGIQLIGSTKIGKGVIEQVGKDHLSVGPFDPKDDRAIAAAYVFIDLYNNEGHNRVTFDSEVRYARWRKLMYNAVINTTTALVGMDVPRCLQFGVDKVGTEENIFRPGMREIIAIAASEGITLNEKDLDFFCNISKDLMFKPSMCVDFLNGQLMELETILGNPLRIAKKNGVSTPVLFMLYHLLYMVQNKLKESKGLLKFDEKKARIVE; translated from the coding sequence ATGAGCGAGAAATCGTTACCGAATGTAATTGTAATTGGTGCTGGTGGAGTTGGTGTGATAACGGCTGTTTCGTTGTGCCATCGAGGCCGCAGTCATGTATCTTTAGTTGTGAGATCCGACTACGAGCATGTGAAGGAGCATGGTTACAGTATATCTTCATGTGATtatggtcaattgatgggTTGGAAGCCTCACAATTTAGTTAAAAGTGTGGAAGGTGCATCCAACGATGGAAAGTTCTATGATTTCGTTGTTGTTACTACAAAAAATATCCCAGATGGACCCGTTGGCTCTACGGTCCCCGAAGTTATTAGGCCAGTCATCGAGTCCAATCACAGGTTGAATTCGAGCAGACAGACAAACGTCTTGTTGGTTCAAAATGGACTTgatattgagaaagatATCCACAAGGCATACGATAGCCACGATTACAACTTAGTAGTACTCTCTGggattcaattgatcggTTCTACTAAAATCGGCAAGGGGGTCATCGAGCAAGTAGGAAAAGATCACTTATCAGTCGGTCCTTTTGACCCTAAGGATGATAGAGCTATAGCTGCAGCATACGTTTTCATCGATCTCTACAATAACGAGGGCCACAATCGTGTAACGTTCGACTCCGAAGTCCGTTATGCCAGATGGAGAAAACTGATGTACAATGCGGTGATCAATACCACAACAGCGCTGGTTGGCATGGATGTACCTCGTTGTTTGCAGTTTGGCGTCGATAAGGTCGGTACAGAGGAAAATATCTTCAGACCTGGGATGAGAGAGATTATCGCCATCGCAGCTAGCGAGGGAATTACATTGAACGAAAAGGATTTAGATTTTTTCTGCAACATCTCCAAAGATTTAATGTTCAAACCATCAATGTGTGTTGACTTTTTGAACggtcaattgatggagCTGGAAACGATTTTGGGCAACCCCTtaagaattgcaaagaaaaatggTGTCTCCACCCCAGTGTTGTTTATGCTGTATCACTTGCTTTACATGGTCCAGAACAAATTAAAAGAATCAAAAGGGTtgctgaaatttgatgagaagaaggcCAGGATAGTTGAGTGA
- the FRE1 gene encoding ferric/cupric-chelate reductase (similar to Saccharomyces cerevisiae FRE1 (YLR214W); ancestral locus Anc_7.319), whose translation MKLAYLISLVLTVLPFCHSLVLVDSTLASACIYYELQYDWGCKSHSNGMKAYACRCANINWLGTVTNCIKNNSDSKRLIDHALRHLSTRCLQKGNFHYTVDDLYRFAENGTHYMRDPTEQDRTVTVNTTLNVNQTDYDWYYKKFKDYTFSVERSQWFGWGLVFYWAAIIGFATFFNICKRVLGHPFVNNRLKKHLVLPSTFRDYRERTYLLCNVLPLNFQTRLNGLVVAVFLILTIISCGVGYELTLPHPYLTTRWYANLTLVSYRTDLLSISLFPVIYMFGIRNNPLIYISGISFSTFQFYHRWCAYTCVVLLFIHSIIWTVYAIHGGGGYKVWAMDSYWNWGIAATTLSVLLVFHSEKLIRDLAYEVFLVMHQFMNIAFIIAMYYHCVDLGWLGWIWAMAGILCFDRFMRILRIVISGGVHTATLTDCGNRSVIKMVMKKPKYFKYVAGSHAFIYFLSPTDSWYYFFQSHPFTILTDPEEDEKNPDHLVFLFKANKSVTKAMLKKILKSGKPTVTCKVLLEGPYGVTLPKRVKDNRKVVAVSAGQGVCAVYPHLRQILSSNQTGEFRHKLVWIINDLSSLDWFGLEIKWLRDRQCDVTILYTKADDRDLESSSLESEVKESKHGVKRLYCRPNLQKLISSEVEQASKESVDLTILSCGPASFNDDLRHSVVSSMNCDLKISVDLEEESFTW comes from the coding sequence atgaaattggcaTATTTAATCTCGTTGGTCCTAACAGTTTTACCCTTTTGTCACTCACTGGTGCTTGTGGATTCGACTCTGGCATCTGCTTGTATTTATTATGAGTTGCAATATGATTGGGGATGTAAGTCGCATAGTAACGGTATGAAAGCTTACGCCTGTCGTTGTGCCAATATCAATTGGTTGGGGACTGTTACAAACTGTATCAAGAACAATTCGGACTCAAAAAGGCTGATAGACCATGCGCTAAgacatctttcaactcGTTGCTTGCAGAAAGGTAATTTTCATTATACTGTGGATGATCTGTACAGATTCGCAGAGAATGGAACTCACTACATGAGAGATCCTACCGAGCAGGATAGAACAGTCACGGTCAACACTACGTTAAATGTCAACCAAACAGATTACGATTGGTATTAcaaaaagttcaaggaCTACACTTTCTCTGTGGAAAGATCCCAATGGTTCGGGTGGGGGTTGGTCTTCTATTGGGCAGCGATCATTGGGTTTGCCACATTCTTTaacatttgcaaaaggGTGCTTGGCCATCCATTTGTCAATAATCgcttgaagaaacatctTGTCCTACCTTCAACCTTTAGAGATTATCGTGAAAGAACTTACCTGCTCTGTAACGTTTTGCCACTAAACTTCCAAACTCGTCTCAATGGACTTGTAGTTGCCGTGTTCCTCATTCTCACCATTATTTCTTGTGGTGTCGGATATGAGTTAACTTTGCCACATCCATATTTGACGACAAGATGGTATGCTAATTTGACATTGGTCAGTTATAGAACTGATTTATTGTCTATCTCTCTTTTCCCCGTCATTTACATGTTTGGAATCAGAAATAACCCGCTGATTTACATCTCTGGTATCTCATTTTCAACTTTCCAGTTTTATCACAGATGGTGTGCATATACATGTGTTGTGCTATTGTTTATCCATTCCATTATTTGGACGGTTTATGCAATACATGGTGGTGGTGGTTATAAAGTATGGGCCATGGATTCATATTGGAATTGGGGGATTGCGGCTACAACTCTTAGTGTTTTACTAGTTTTCCACAGTGAAAAGCTCATTAGAGACCTCGCATACGAAGTGTTTTTGGTGATGCATCAATTCATGAACATAGCATTCATCATTGCCATGTATTATCATTGCGTCGATTTGGGCTGGTTAGGCTGGATTTGGGCCATGGCGGGTATTCTATGCTTCGACAGGTTCATGAGAATCTTGAGGATTGTGATAAGTGGTGGTGTTCATACGGCTACTTTGACTGATTGTGGCAACAGATCAGTTATTaaaatggtgatgaagaaaccaaaataCTTCAAGTACGTTGCTGGGTCTCATGCTTTCATCTATTTCTTAAGCCCAACGGATTCGTGGTATTACTTCTTCCAGTCACATCCCTTCACTATCCTTACtgatccagaagaagatgaaaagaatcCTGATCATTTGgtcttcctcttcaaagCCAATAAAAGTGTAACTAAAGCAATGCTCaagaaaatcttgaaaagtgGTAAACCAACGGTCACTTGCAAGGTTCTGTTGGAGGGTCCTTATGGTGTCACTCTGCCTAAGAGAGTGAAAGACAACAGAAAAGTGGTTGCAGTTAGTGCAGGTCAAGGTGTGTGCGCAGTTTATCCACATTTGAGACAAATTCTGAGTTCTAATCAAACTGGTGAGTTCAGACATAAGCTTGTTTGGATCATTAACGACTTGAGCTCTCTTGATTGGTTTGGTCTAGAAATTAAATGGCTGAGAGATAGACAATGCGATGTCACCATTCTTTACACAAAGGCCGACGATAGAGACTTGGAGTCCTCATCTTTGGAATCGGAAGTGAAAGAATCTAAGCACGGGGTCAAGAGATTATACTGCCGTCCCAACCTACAGAAATTGATCAGCTCCGAAGTTGAACAAGCATCAAAAGAATCTGTTGATCTGACTATTTTGAGCTGTGGTCCTGCTTCATTCAACGATGACCTTCGTCACTCTGTGGTTAGTAGCATGAATTGTGACTTGAAGATTAGTGTTGACctcgaagaagagagtTTCACCTGGTAA
- the CDC123 gene encoding cell proliferation protein CDC123 (similar to Saccharomyces cerevisiae CDC123 (YLR215C); ancestral locus Anc_7.318), with translation MGEKYTPLEPLLVKKEHVERCRFSNWSKLFPGQVPKSRVIKPLPREFIKYLEQDGIKLPDFDQEKSTYTSEIARNEDNEYSDWEDDDGVDDTKVVRVDPIKDFPKLHEEISLAINDLGSVAPKLNWSAPRDATWMLPNNTMKCTEINEVYLLLNASNYIMHDLQHAFEGCEDFTTDDRRPEYELVLRQWFDINPALEFRVFIRNGKVLGATQRDLNYYTFLEPLVDDFKDTIDEFVYDTFLTKFSEKSCVIDIYIPRPYNKLFLIDVNPFSRKTDALMFSWNELLTKEVNENEDYELRIVPENNVARFATKEHSENHVPKDVLEASLNPEAIKELSEKWQELLRCQELEDDSDNE, from the coding sequence ATGGGTGAGAAGTACACTCCTTTAGAGCCACttttggtgaagaaagagcatGTGGAACGGTGTAGGTTCTCAAACTGGAGTAAACTATTCCCGGGGCAGGTTCCCAAATCAAGGGTTATCAAACCTCTTCCTCGTGAGTTTATAAAGTATTTGGAGCAAGATGGGATTAAGTTGCCCGATTTTGACCAGGAAAAGTCGACTTATACAAGTGAAATTGCTAGAAATGAGGATAATGAATACAGTGATTgggaagatgatgatgggGTAGATGATACAAAAGTTGTACGTGTGGATCCGATCAAAGACTTCCCTAAACTACATGAGGAGATAAGTCTTGCAATTAATGATCTTGGGTCTGTGGCTCCAAAACTCAACTGGTCTGCTCCAAGAGATGCCACTTGGATGCTTCCCAATAATACGATGAAATGTACAGAAATCAATGAGGTGTATTTACTGCTCAATGCTTCCAACTATATCATGCatgatcttcaacatgCATTTGAGGGATGTGAGGACTTTACAACAGATGACAGGAGACCTGAATACGAGCTGGTCTTGAGACAATGGTTTGATATTAACCCTGCCCTCGAGTTCAGAGTATTCATCAGAAACGGTAAGGTGCTTGGGGCGACACAGCGAGATCTCAATTACTATACTTTTCTCGAACCATTagttgatgatttcaaagatacaATAGATGAATTTGTTTATGACACTTTTCTTACCAAGTTTTCTGAGAAATCTTGTGTGATTGATATTTACATTCCAAGACCGTACAACAAGTTATTTCTAATAGACGTGAACCCTTTCTCCAGGAAAACGGATGCATTGATGTTCTCTTGGAATGAACTTCTGACCAAAGAAGTAAACGAAAATGAGGACTATGAACTTAGAATTGTACCAGAGAATAATGTAGCAAGATTCGCGACAAAAGAACACTCAGAGAATCATGTACCCAAGGATGTCCTAGAAGCCAGTTTAAATCCCGAGGCAATCAAAGAGCTAAGTGAAAAATGGCAGGAATTATTGCGCTGCCAGGAACTTGAGGATGATAGCGACAATGAATGA
- the CCT4 gene encoding chaperonin-containing T-complex subunit CCT4 (similar to Saccharomyces cerevisiae CCT4 (YDL143W); ancestral locus Anc_7.317): MAAKISSNATFQTREKPQEVRKANIIAARAVADAIRTSLGPKGMDKMIKTSRGEIIISNDGHTILKQMAILHPVAKMLVEVSAAQDSEAGDGTTSVVILTGALLGAAERLLGKGIHPTIIAESFQSAAQKSVEILLEMSHKVSLEDKDDLVRAASTSLSSKIVSQFSSFLAPLAVDSVLKISDEKSKTVDLNDIRLIKKVGGTIDDTAMVDGVVLTQNVIKSAGGPTRVEKARIGLVQFQISPPKPDTENNIVVSDYRQMDKILKEERAYLLNICKKIKKSKCNVLLIQKSILRDAVNELALHFLAKLNIMVIKDIEREEIEFLSKSLGCKPISDIELFTEDRLGSADLVEEIESDGSKIVEFTGVKSDKAKPTVSVIIRGANQMILDETERSLHDALCVIRCLVKQRGLIAGGGAPEIEISRRLTKESRAMEGVEAFIWQEFAQALEVIPTTLAENAGLNSIKVVTELRSRHEGGEVNDGISVRRSGTANTFEEHILQPVLVSTSAITLASECVKSILRIDDICFSR, encoded by the coding sequence ATGGCTGCCAAGATCTCTTCGAACGCTACTTTTCAAACGAGGGAAAAACCTCAAGAGGTGCGTAAAGCCAATATAATTGCGGCTCGTGCTGTTGCAGATGCTATCCGTACTTCATTGGGACCAAAAGGTATGGATAAGATGATTAAAACTTCTAGGGGTGAAATTATCATCTCCAATGATGGTCATACTATTTTGAAACAGATGGCTATCTTACATCCTGTCGCGAAAATGCTGGTGGAAGTCTCTGCCGCACAGGATTCTGAAGCTGGTGATGGGACAACTTCTGTGGTTATCCTTACTGGTGCTCTTTTGGGTGCAGCTGAGAGATTACTCGGGAAAGGTATTCATCCTACTATAATTGCAGAATCTTTCCAGAGCGCTGCACAAAAATCTGTCGAAATTCTTTTGGAGATGTCTCACAAGGTTTCCTTGGAAGATAAGGACGATTTGGTGAGAGCTGCATCTACTTCGTTGAGTTCTAAGATCGTTTCCCAATTCTCTAGCTTTTTGGCTCCTTTGGCCGTCGATTCTGTGCTGAAGATCTCCGATGAAAAATCCAAGACTGTAGATTTAAATGATATTCGTTTGATTAAGAAAGTTGGTGGAACTATCGACGATACCGCCATGGTAGATGGGGTTGTTTTGACGCAAAATGTGATTAAGAGTGCGGGAGGTCCTACTAGAGTGGAGAAAGCTAGAATAGGTTTAgttcaattccaaatttctcCCCCAAAACCAGATACTGAGAACAACATTGTTGTAAGTGATTATAGACAAATGGATAAGATCTTGAAGGAGGAAAGAGCATACTTGTTGAACATTTGTaagaagataaagaagaGCAAATGTAACGTTCTATTGATACAAAAGTCGATTTTGAGAGATGCAGTCAATGAGCTGGCACTACACTTCCTAGCCAAACTAAATATCATGGTCATCAAGGATATTGAGAgggaagaaattgagttCTTGTCGAAGAGTTTGGGCTGTAAGCCAATCTCTGATATTGAACTATTTACTGAGGATAGGTTAGGTTCAGCGGACTTGGTCGAGGAAATCGAAAGTGACGGCTCTAAAATCGTAGAGTTTACAGGTGTGAAAAGCGATAAAGCTAAGCCAACTGTCTCTGTGATCATCCGTGGCGCTAACCAAATGATTCTAGACGAAACTGAGCGTTCTTTGCATGATGCTCTATGTGTCATTCGTTGTCTGGTTAAGCAAAGAGGGTTGATTGCTGGTGGTGGTGCCCCAGAGATTGAGATTTCTCGTAGATTGACCAAAGAGTCGCGTGCCATGGAAGGCGTTGAAGCATTCATTTGGCAAGAGTTTGCCCAGGCGTTGGAAGTCATTCCAACTACGCTAGCCGAGAATGCTGGTCTAAACAGTATCAAAGTGGTCACAGAACTGCGTTCGAGACATGAAGGAGGTGAAGTGAATGATGGTATTTCCGTGAGGCGTTCAGGTACCGCTAACACATTCGAGGAGCATATTCTACAACCAGTACTAGTCAGTACAAGTGCCATAACGCTTGCATCAGAATGTGTAAAATCGATATTACGTATCGATGATATTTGCTTTAGTCGTTAA
- the CRD1 gene encoding cardiolipin synthase (similar to Saccharomyces cerevisiae CRD1 (YDL142C); ancestral locus Anc_7.316) yields the protein MLLLTPRASSVLKPTLLLRYPRFGASRITCRLHVRGITSDIKQTTLKTSVFTLPNILTMTRIGCTPFICHYILTNNLTPALGLFAYSCVTDFLDGYIARKYKLKSVAGTILDPLADKLLMIATTISLAFPPGPQLIPLPIAGLILGRDVLLGISALYFRYASMRQKYSTISWSSYWDFFHYPSAEVKPTQISKYNTFFQMIYLGFGVIMLIFNNEESKKEDEEKTGSFNKLSQYFSWMGYFVAATTVLSGSSYVFSKDAVKFLKK from the coding sequence ATGCTATTATTAACGCCTAGGGCCAGCTCGGTGCTGAAGCCCACTCTGCTTCTCAGATATCCTCGTTTTGGTGCCAGCCGAATAACATGTCGATTGCATGTAAGAGGGATTACCAGTGATATTAAGCAAACTACTTTAAAGACTTCTGTCTTTACACTCCCCAATATCCTTACTATGACCAGAATAGGGTGTACACCATTTATTTGTCATTACATCCTGACTAATAATCTCACTCCGGCGCTGGGACTGTTTGCCTATTCATGTGTGACTGACTTCCTGGATGGTTACATAGCGAGAAAATACAAGCTAAAGTCTGTGGCAGGAACGATCCTGGACCCTCTTGCTGATAAACTACTTATGATAGCAACTACTATCTCGTTAGCGTTTCCACCGGGTCCACAATTGATTCCTCTTCCTATAGCCGGACTGATATTGGGGAGAGACGTCTTACTGGGAATAAGTGCCCTATACTTCCGTTATGCATCTATGAGACAGAAATATTCAACTATATCCTGGAGTTCATACTGGgatttctttcattatcCGAGTGCCGAAGTTAAGCCCACGCAGATCTCAAAATATAACACTTTCTTTCAGATGATATATCTAGGATTTGGTGTCATAATgttgatcttcaacaatgaggagtcgaagaaagaggatgaggaGAAGACCGGTTCTTTCAATAAGCTCTCACAGTACTTCTCTTGGATGGGTTACTTCGTGGCGGCAACTACTGTGCTCAGCGGTAGTTCATACGTCTTTAGTAAAGACGCAGTGAAATTCCTCAAGAAATAA
- the BPL1 gene encoding biotin--[acetyl-CoA-carboxylase] ligase BPL1 (similar to Saccharomyces cerevisiae BPL1 (YDL141W); ancestral locus Anc_7.315): MNVLVYNGPGTTPGSVKHTTETLRHFLEPYYAVSTVSAKALQTEPWMSKASALVFPGGADLPYVKECKTAIPKIKDFVRRQGGLFIGFCAGGYFGSGRVEFSQGNLEMEVTGNRELKFFPGIARGPAYDGFKYNSEDGAKAAPLVLPDGTEFATYFNGGSLFVDADHYDNVEVLARYKEPTDVRYQDSSSGTDRVGPAAVVLCSEGKGKALLTGPHPEFIPRLLSKSDDKHFLSRVVNVLIENEEQRLRFLKDIFTKAGLNCNNEFANVRAPNLTPLLVSASETRQQLVKNFQDNLFTITSDPTKFDDCVEIDGGNDKVRLYEGFKQPYYKAADFLRHGEPDEIPKTIIFPGEGELFPDSTLTSNYDIAKYFKYLNPDNTVGSMLMYGEVVTSTSSFLNENKNVLSSIPDSSMLHVGTIQVSGRGRGGNVWVNPKGVSACTAVISLPSRSPRTNKPVSIVFVQYLSMLAYCQAITSYGPGYEDLPVRIKWPNDLYALSPKYYQNNKLSLVGKALGQGSESQIVPITDIEPAYLKISGLLVNSNFFNDKFTLLLGCGLNVSHDGPTTSLNSWINILNREREAARLDRLAPIEVEKLHALYMNRLEILIRAFVDTGAASILPEYYRLWLHSNQIVTLKDHQNARAKITGITEDYGLLIAKELQSGSNTQFTGAVYHLQPDGNSFDIFKGLISKKAV; this comes from the coding sequence ATGAACGTCTTGGTTTACAATGGTCCCGGTACCACACCTGGCTCAGTTAAACATACAACCGAGACGCTAAGACATTTTCTCGAGCCATATTACGCTGTGAGTACTGTTTCTGCCAAGGCTTTGCAGACTGAGCCATGGATGTCAAAGGCATCTGCACTTGTCTTCCCTGGAGGTGCAGATCTTCCATATGTGAAGGAATGCAAGACTGCTATCCCAAAGATAAAGGATTTTGTTCGTAGGCAAGGCGGTCTGTTCATTGGATTCTGTGCTGGCGGTTACTTTGGCTCTGGCCGTGTCGAATTCTCACAGGGCAATTTAGAAATGGAAGTTACTGGTAATAGAGAACTGAAATTCTTCCCTGGGATTGCCCGCGGTCCAGCTTATGATGGATTCAAGTATAACAGTGAAGATGGTGCAAAGGCTGCTCCCTTAGTTCTGCCGGACGGAACTGAATTTGCAACTTACTTCAATGGAGGTTCGCTTTTTGTCGATGCGGATCATTACGATAACGTTGAAGTATTGGCTCGTTACAAGGAGCCTACAGATGTTCGTTATCAAGACTCTTCCTCAGGGACTGATAGAGTGGGTCCAGCGGCTGTGGTTCTATGCTCAGAGGGGAAGGGAAAGGCACTGCTGACAGGTCCTCATCCTGAGTTTATTCCACGGTTGCTGTCGAAATCTGATGACAAGCATTTTCTTTCGAGAGTGGTCAATGTTCTGATTGAAAATGAGGAGCAAAGATTGAGGTTCCTCAAAGATATTTTTACCAAGGCAGGGCTCAACTGTAACAATGAATTTGCCAATGTAAGGGCTCCTAACTTGACACCACTATTAGTATCGGCATCGGAAACCCGCCAACAACTGGTGAAgaattttcaagataacCTTTTTACCATCACTTCAGATCCTACAAAATTCGATGATTGTGTTGAGATTGATGGAGGTAATGACAAAGTTCGGTTGTATGAAGGGTTTAAACAGCCGTACTATAAAGCGGCAGATTTCTTGCGCCACGGTGAGCCAGACGAAATTCCCAAGACTATAATTTTCCCTGGTGAGGGCGAGCTTTTTCCAGATTCGACCTTGACCTCGAACTACGACATTGCCAAGTACTTCAAATACTTGAACCCGGACAATACGGTAGGGAGCATGTTGATGTATGGAGAAGTCGTTACCTCGACTAGTTCCTTTCTAAATGAAAACAAAAATGTCTTATCATCCATCCCTGATAGTTCAATGCTGCATGTCGGAACAATACAAGTATCAGGTCGCGGGAGAGGTGGAAACGTTTGGGTTAATCCAAAGGGTGTTTCTGCTTGTACGGCTGTTATTTCATTGCCTTCACGCTCACCGAGGACCAATAAACCGGTCTCAATTGTCTTTGTACAGTATTTGTCGATGCTTGCATATTGCCAGGCAATCACCAGTTATGGACCTGGGTATGAAGACTTGCCAGTTAGAATTAAATGGCCAAATGATCTTTATGCTTTGAGTCCTAAATACTATCAGAACAATAAGCTTTCACTGGTTGGGAAAGCGTTGGGACAAGGTTCAGAATCACAAATAGTACCAATAACAGACATAGAGCCCGCGtacttgaagatttctgGTTTATTGGTGAACtctaatttcttcaacgacaAATTTACCCTATTGCTTGGATGTGGTTTAAATGTTAGTCATGATGGGCCAACAACTTCTCTCAACAGTTGGATAAACATTCTTAACCGAGAGCGGGAAGCGGCACGCCTAGACCGTTTGGCACCAAtagaagttgaaaagttaCATGCTTTATACATGAACCgtcttgaaattcttaTTAGAGCCTTTGTGGACACTGGAGCAGCCTCTATACTCCCAGAATACTACCGTTTGTGGTTGCATAGTAATCAAATTGTTacattgaaagatcatcaaaatgCTAGAGCTAAAATTACTGGTATTACTGAGGATTATGGTCTTTTGATAGCCAAGGAGCTGCAATCCG